In Candidatus Methylomirabilis sp., the genomic window GGGGTTGATCGAGGCGTTTGAGCGGCAGAACCCTGGGGTCAAGGTCATCGAGGAGATCCTCCCTGCCTCTACGGACCAGCAGCATCAGTTCTACGTGACAGCTCTCGAAGGCCGGTCCGCGGCCTTTGACGTATTCGCGCTGGACGTCATCTGGGTGCAGGAGTTCGCCAGAGCAGGGTGGCTCCTGGATCTGAGCCCGAGATTGGGGGGTGAGAGGTTAGCAGAGTTTCTGCCAGGCCCTGTTGAGGCTGCGACCTACAACGATCGCATCCATGCGGTCCCTTGGTTCGCGAACGCGGGCATCCTGTATTTTCGAAAGGACCTGCTGTCGAAGTACGGATTTGCGCCTCCACGGACCTTTAAAGAGCTGTCCCACCAAGCGGTGACCATCTTGGCAGGGGAACAAGATCCGGATCTCAAGGGTTTCGTCTGGCAGGGGAAGCAGTATGAGGGGTTGATCTGTGTCGCCCTGGAGTTCATCCACGGAAATGGGGGTAGTGTTCTGGAGGGGCACCACTCGGCCCTTCGGGATAAGCAGGCTGTTGAGGCTCTCCAGTTGATGCATGACCTCATCGCTATCAACAAGGTGTCTCCCCCCCTTGTGACATCGGCGGATGAGGAGGCCACCCGTCACCTCTTCGGAGCCGGCCGGGCGATTTTCATGCGGAACTGGCCCTATGCCCTGGCACTGTATGAGCAGGAAGGCTCGAAGGTACGGGGCAAGGTCGGCATTGCCCCGCTCCCTTCCTTTGAGGGGTATCAAAGCGCTCCGACACTGGGGGGCTGGTTGCTCGGGGTCAACCGTTTCTCAACACGTCCGGACCTGGCCCGGAAACTCGTCGAGTTCCTGACCAGTCAGGCCGCTCAGAAGGCTCTGGCCATAAAGCTCGGGTTTCCACCGGCGCGCGATGCCCTCTATCACGATGCAGAGCTCAAAATGGCGAACCCCTTTATCTCGCCTCTGTACGAGGCGATGCGCCGGGCCCGTCCAAGGCCCATCACTCCCTTCTACCTCATGATCTCTCAAGTCCTCCAACCGGAGCTGAGCGCGGCCATCATGGGGGTGAAACCGCCTGAGCGGGCCCTGGAGGACGCCTCCCGACTCATCGAGCACATCTTGAAGCTGGAGGTGCAATGAGAAAGGACGAGATCAGGCCGGCCTTGCTTATGATTCTGCCGGCCTGCCTGTTCATCGGGGCTCTGGCCATCTTCCCGATCCTTCACGCCTTCAGGATCAGTCTCGATCGGAGGATGCCTGTATTTGGTATCTCGTACTTCGTGGGTCTCGACAACTACCGCTTCCTCCTCCAAGACCCTCGCTTTTGGCAAAGCTTCTTGAATACCGCATACTTCTCCCTGCTCTCCGTCTCCCTGGAGCTGGCTCTCGGCCTTCTCCTGGCCATACTCCTTCACGGGTCTTTTCGAGGACGGGGCCTCTTTAGGGCTGTCGTGCTCATCCCATGGGCTATCCCCACCGTGGTCTCGGCCAGGATGTGGGAATGGATCTTAAACCCCGACTTCGGCTTGCTGAATTACCTTCTGCAGCAGATAGGCCTGCTGTCCTCCCCGCTCAATTGGCTTGGGGATCGCGTCCTGGCCATGCATGCGCTCATCCTGGCCGACGTCTGGAAGACCAGCCCCTTCGTAGCCCTCATCCTGTTGACCGGCCTCCAGATGATCCCTGAGGAGTTGTATGAGGCGGCGAGAGTTGACGGCGCAGGCAGGTGGCAGATCTTCCGGCGGATTACCTTTCCTCTTCTGTTGCCCTTTATCCTCATCGCCCTTCTCTTCAGAACGCTCGATGCCTTCCGGATCTTCGATCTGGTCTATGTGCTGACAGGAGGCGGACCGGCCAACACCACCGAGACGTTAAGCCTCTACGCCTATAAGCTCCTTTTCCAAACCCTTCAGTTCGGCTACGGCTCTGCGGTGGCCGTAGCGACCTTTCTCACCGTCCTGCTCATCAGCGCTGCGTACATCTCCCTCTTGAGAAGGCAGCATCATGGATAGCCGGACAAGGCGGGTCGCAAGACGGTCGATCTTTTGGGCGCTCTTAACAGGGATGGCTACCTTCTGTCTCTTGCCCTTCCTGTGGCAACTGCTCACATCGCTCAAGCCCACTTCCGAGATCAGTACGCTGCCGCCGCTCTTACCGACAAGGCCGGTCTTCGACCATTACCTCGCGGTCTTTCAAGACCGTCCATTCGGTCGATTTATCCTGAACAGCGTGATTGTCGCCTCCCTGACCACCGTGTCCTGCCTCTCCATCGGCTCCCTTGCAGCATTCGCCATTGCCAAGCTTCAGTTCCGAGGCAGGAACCTCCTGCTCTTCCTGGCCCTCTCCATCTCCATGTTCCCTCCCATTGCCGCGGTGAGTCCGCTCTATCTGATCATCCGAATCCTGGGATGGCGGGATACCTACGCCGGGCTTGTTGTCCCCTATACCACCTTTGCCCTCCCCCTGGCCATCTGGATCCTATGGAGCGTCTTCAGGGAGATCCCGGACGAGTTGTACCTGGCGGCTCTGGTAGACGGCTGTACACCGTTTCAGGTCTTCGTTCGGATCTTCCTCCCCCTCGCCGCGCCGGGGATCGGGGCCGCCGCCATACTAGTCTTTATCTTTGCCTGGAATGAATTCCTCTATGCGCTGACCTTCACCTCAAGTGAGGCGATGCGGACGATCCCTGTGGCCATCGCCCTCTTTCCGGGTCTCCACGAGGTTCCCTGGGGAGAGATGGCGGCCGCCACGATCGTCGTCACCACGCCGTTGGTCCTCCTCGTCCTCTTCTTCCAACGCCGTATCGTCTCCGGTCTCACGGCCGGTTCAGTGAAGGGGTAGAGTTGAGAAACAGACTCACAGTATCGGGTGAGTAAGGTATGGCAACGGTTGAAATTAAAGGGATCACTAAACAGTTCGGAACCATTCGGGCTGTGGACGGCGTGGACCTGCTCGTCAATGACGGGGAATTCTTCGTCCTCCTGGGGCCATCGGGGTGCGGAAAGTCCACTCTTCTTCGGATCGTCGCCGGCATAGAGCAACCCACGTGTGGAGAGGTGCGGATAGGAGGACGGGTGGTGAACGATCTTCCGCCGCAGGCAAGGCAGGTGGCCATGGTCTTCCAGAGCTATGCCCTTTACCCCCATATGACGGTCTTCAAAAACATCGCCTTTCCCCTCGAGGTCCAGGGAATTGGGCGGGAGGCTATCGGGCAGAAAGCGAAGAAGGCAGCCGCGATGTTCGGGATCGAGCACCTGCTCGATCGGAAGCCCCGCGAACTGTCAGGGGGCGAGCGGCAACGGGTAGCCCTGGCCAGGGCATTAGTTCGAGAGCCGGCGGTGTTCCTTCTCGATGAGCCCCTCTCCAACCTTGACGCAAAACTTCGAACCGCAGCCCGAGAGGAGCTCTTGCAGTTGCAACGGCGGATCGGGACCACTACCCTCTATGTTACCCATGACCAGATGGAAGCCATGGGGCTTGCAGACCGGATTGCGGTGATGCATGCAGGGAGGGTCAGGCAGCTTGGAACGCCTCAGGAGATCTACGATGAGCCGGCTGATACCTTTGTGGCCGGCTTCCTGGGATCACCTCCCATGAACCTGGTTGCGCATGGGGATACTATCATCGGCCTCCGCCCCGAGCACCTGCTTCCGAAGGGGGTCTATAGAGGAGAAGGCAAGCCGGTGTCCTTTCAGCTCAACGTCACGCGAGTGGAGTATCTGGGGGCAGATCGAATCATCTATGGCTGCTTAGAGGAGAAGTTTGGGAATGCCCATGTACTGGTCAGGCTTCCCTCGGATATTACGATTTCCTGCCTACAAGGCCGAAGGTACGAATTCGCCATCGAGGAGAGCGCGATCAAGTTTTTCGATCGAGCGACTGAGTTCAGAATCGGGCCAAGGCCTCTCTAGGAGTGCTTCATGTCCGGCGGTATGCCGATACCGGGTAACAACCCCAAGATCAGCGGAGGCGGTTTGTACATTTTCCTTAAACAGGAGGCGACAAATGAAGCTCACGGTTCTCATGGCAATCATGATTCCAGTATTCACCTTTGCTCTCCAGAACGCTGCCGCAACGCCGCCGGCTCAAGACGACGTGGAGATGGTGGCCGTCCCGGCAGGCGAGTTCATCATGGGCTCCGATGATCCAGAGGCCGATGACAATGAGAAACCGGCCACGAAGGTTTACGTCAGACCCTTTTCGATTGACAAGTTCGAGGCGACGAACGCTCGCTACCTCCGGTGCATCGAGGCGGGAGCCTGCACCCGTCCTATCCCGCTGGGATATGACGCGACCACCAGGGCCAACCTGCCGGTGACGGTCGTGAGTTGGCAGCAGGCGGTGGCGTACTGCCGATGGGTCGGCAAGCGCCTGCCGACTGAAGCGGAGTGGGAAAGGGCTGCTCGCGGCACTGATGGCCGACGTTATCCATGGGGTAATACCTTCGAGGCTGAACGGGCCAACGTCGGATACTCGGTCGGGTCCGCCACCCCTGTGGGGAGCTACCCAAAAGGGGCCTCCCCTTACGGGGTGATGGACATGGCCGGCAATGTCTGGGAGTGGACGTCGTCGCTGTACAAGCCCTACCCCTACGATCCACACGACGGTCGAGAGGATCCAAACGCCAGAGGTAGTCGAGTCGAGCGCGGCGGGGGGTGGTACACTCCCGAGTGGCATGCGCGGACGACCCGGCGGACCGCTGCCGGCCATGTCTATCGCCGCTTCAGCGACCTTGGGTTCCGCTGCGCCAAGTAACGCGGTCTACTGGAGCTCATCATGCCATCTCGGATGATTGATCAGTTGCCGGATGACTGTGACTCAGCGACCTCTATGGGTACCTTGCAAGCTTTTCCGAGCCGATGGCATACCTATATGGGCTCCAGCGTTACGGGTGGGTAGTCCATTTTCGCACGGTCGCTATGGAGGGACCGTCTGCCCGTCGATACCGCTACGATAGGGAAGGCCGACATTGAGGTGAATATCTTGAGGCAGCGTATCTTCGCGCGAATGAATTGATCGGTACGAGAGGATAGGCACATCCGAGGACACGAATTCGCCATCGAGGAACACGCGATGAGGTTTTCGACCGAGCGACTACGCTGAGGA contains:
- a CDS encoding ABC transporter substrate-binding protein, producing MRKAASTALAFFIVIGFGCTQERSLTERKTEPRIVFAHFKVPSPETLSGLIEAFERQNPGVKVIEEILPASTDQQHQFYVTALEGRSAAFDVFALDVIWVQEFARAGWLLDLSPRLGGERLAEFLPGPVEAATYNDRIHAVPWFANAGILYFRKDLLSKYGFAPPRTFKELSHQAVTILAGEQDPDLKGFVWQGKQYEGLICVALEFIHGNGGSVLEGHHSALRDKQAVEALQLMHDLIAINKVSPPLVTSADEEATRHLFGAGRAIFMRNWPYALALYEQEGSKVRGKVGIAPLPSFEGYQSAPTLGGWLLGVNRFSTRPDLARKLVEFLTSQAAQKALAIKLGFPPARDALYHDAELKMANPFISPLYEAMRRARPRPITPFYLMISQVLQPELSAAIMGVKPPERALEDASRLIEHILKLEVQ
- a CDS encoding sugar ABC transporter permease, yielding MRKDEIRPALLMILPACLFIGALAIFPILHAFRISLDRRMPVFGISYFVGLDNYRFLLQDPRFWQSFLNTAYFSLLSVSLELALGLLLAILLHGSFRGRGLFRAVVLIPWAIPTVVSARMWEWILNPDFGLLNYLLQQIGLLSSPLNWLGDRVLAMHALILADVWKTSPFVALILLTGLQMIPEELYEAARVDGAGRWQIFRRITFPLLLPFILIALLFRTLDAFRIFDLVYVLTGGGPANTTETLSLYAYKLLFQTLQFGYGSAVAVATFLTVLLISAAYISLLRRQHHG
- a CDS encoding carbohydrate ABC transporter permease, producing MDSRTRRVARRSIFWALLTGMATFCLLPFLWQLLTSLKPTSEISTLPPLLPTRPVFDHYLAVFQDRPFGRFILNSVIVASLTTVSCLSIGSLAAFAIAKLQFRGRNLLLFLALSISMFPPIAAVSPLYLIIRILGWRDTYAGLVVPYTTFALPLAIWILWSVFREIPDELYLAALVDGCTPFQVFVRIFLPLAAPGIGAAAILVFIFAWNEFLYALTFTSSEAMRTIPVAIALFPGLHEVPWGEMAAATIVVTTPLVLLVLFFQRRIVSGLTAGSVKG
- a CDS encoding ABC transporter ATP-binding protein, with amino-acid sequence MATVEIKGITKQFGTIRAVDGVDLLVNDGEFFVLLGPSGCGKSTLLRIVAGIEQPTCGEVRIGGRVVNDLPPQARQVAMVFQSYALYPHMTVFKNIAFPLEVQGIGREAIGQKAKKAAAMFGIEHLLDRKPRELSGGERQRVALARALVREPAVFLLDEPLSNLDAKLRTAAREELLQLQRRIGTTTLYVTHDQMEAMGLADRIAVMHAGRVRQLGTPQEIYDEPADTFVAGFLGSPPMNLVAHGDTIIGLRPEHLLPKGVYRGEGKPVSFQLNVTRVEYLGADRIIYGCLEEKFGNAHVLVRLPSDITISCLQGRRYEFAIEESAIKFFDRATEFRIGPRPL
- a CDS encoding formylglycine-generating enzyme family protein, with amino-acid sequence MKLTVLMAIMIPVFTFALQNAAATPPAQDDVEMVAVPAGEFIMGSDDPEADDNEKPATKVYVRPFSIDKFEATNARYLRCIEAGACTRPIPLGYDATTRANLPVTVVSWQQAVAYCRWVGKRLPTEAEWERAARGTDGRRYPWGNTFEAERANVGYSVGSATPVGSYPKGASPYGVMDMAGNVWEWTSSLYKPYPYDPHDGREDPNARGSRVERGGGWYTPEWHARTTRRTAAGHVYRRFSDLGFRCAK